One part of the Corynebacterium aurimucosum ATCC 700975 genome encodes these proteins:
- a CDS encoding molybdenum cofactor biosynthesis protein MoaE produces MSTNFGLLGAHISAEPITAPDIATAETGAVVLFDGIVRNHDSGRGVKLLTYTAHPSAQQEIERVAGEVAAAFPAVRLWCAHRTGALEIGESAFIVAAASAHRKDAFEAASTCADRVKAEVPIWKEQLHTDDTTTWVGLE; encoded by the coding sequence ATGAGCACTAACTTCGGCCTACTCGGCGCGCACATCAGTGCTGAGCCCATCACGGCCCCCGACATCGCCACCGCGGAAACGGGTGCCGTCGTTTTATTCGACGGCATCGTGCGCAACCACGATTCCGGCCGGGGCGTTAAGCTCCTGACCTACACCGCGCACCCCTCAGCCCAGCAGGAAATCGAGCGTGTCGCCGGCGAGGTCGCCGCCGCTTTCCCCGCCGTCCGCCTGTGGTGCGCGCACCGGACTGGAGCACTAGAAATCGGCGAATCCGCCTTCATCGTCGCCGCCGCCTCCGCGCACCGCAAGGACGCCTTCGAAGCGGCGTCGACCTGCGCCGACCGCGTCAAGGCGGAAGTCCCCATCTGGAAAGAACAGCTGCATACCGATGACACCACCAC